Proteins from one Dermacentor variabilis isolate Ectoservices chromosome 1, ASM5094787v1, whole genome shotgun sequence genomic window:
- the VAChT gene encoding vesicular acetylcholine transporter isoform X2 → MAVLPIINQDTSQIWRRLNDKIEEPKSQRRLILFIVCVALLLDNMLYMVIVPIIPQYLRSIDAWYTHTEGGNMSSFVVNATVNGVVTNRTEWRRTGGHIVYEGEESAVGVLFASKAIVQLFINPFSGALIDRIGYDIPMMFGLSIMFLSTAIFACGKSYGVLFFARSLQGVGSAFADTSGLAMIADRFTEESERTKALGIALAFISFGCLVAPPFGGLLYEFAGKEVPFIILSLVSLIDGILLLFVMQPVKQQMRAMGVQRPAGTPIWRLFIDPYIAVAAGALMMSNVSLAFLEPTISIWMKDNMHVDDWQIGLIWLPAFFPHVAGVYLTVRMARQYPQYQWAIACFGLALEGLSSFIVPFARSYWVLIIPLSGICFGIAQVDTSLLPTLGYLVDVRYVSVYGSIYAIADISYSLAYAIGPIIAGGIVESIGFTALNIFIAISNLLYCPLLMSLRHIYDYKPFESEANILMQDPPAKEYQTYRLQDGAADPLPVTNHVQQTSFMEGGTVTTGQGQTQQQQHQLQQLPAAGKAQTPQHQQQQRPPHKRPAAKKHVRVRGYRSSDMEMMITSSEEEEGDLE, encoded by the coding sequence ATGGCGGTCTTGCCAATCATCAATCAAGACACGTCGCAGATATGGCGCCGCCTCAACGACAAAATCGAGGAGCCCAAGAGCCAGAGGCGGCTCATCCTCTTCATTGTGTGCGTGGCCCTCCTGCTGGACAACATGCTGTACATGGTCATCGTACCCATCATCCCGCAGTACCTGCGCAGCATCGACGCCTGGTACACGCACACCGAGGGTGGCAACATGTCCTCCTTCGTGGTGAATGCCACCGTGAACGGCGTGGTAACGAACCGCACCGAATGGCGTCGCACGGGTGGCCACATCGTCTACGAAGGCGAAGAGTCGGCGGTCGGCGTCCTCTTCGCCTCAAAGGCCATCGTTCAGCTGTTTATTAATCCCTTCTCGGGGGCTCTAATCGACAGGATCGGCTACGACATTCCCATGATGTTCGGTCTAAGTATCATGTTCCTGTCTACGGCAATATTCGCCTGCGGCAAGAGCTACGGCGTGCTCTTCTTTGCCAGGAGTCTACAAGGCGTCGGCTCCGCTTTTGCGGACACCTCTGGGCTCGCTATGATTGCTGACCGATTCACTGAGGAGTCCGAACGAACCAAAGCGCTTGGCATAGCACTGGCTTTCATCTCTTTCGGTTGCCTTGTTGCACCCCCGTTCGGCGGCCTCCTCTACGAATTCGCAGGCAAAGAGGTTCCCTTCATCATCCTCTCCCTCGTCTCGCTCATCGACGGCATCCTTCTGCTGTTCGTGATGCAGCCTGTGAAGCAGCAGATGCGTGCAATGGGCGTCCAACGGCCCGCAGGTACCCCCATCTGGCGCCTCTTCATCGACCCGTACATCGCTGTGGCCGCAGGGGCGCTTATGATGTCCAACGTATCGCTGGCCTTCCTCGAACCGACAATCTCTATCTGGATGAAGGATAACATGCACGTGGATGACTGGCAGATCGGTCTCATCTGGCTGCCAGCTTTCTTTCCGCACGTGGCGGGCGTTTACTTGACAGTGCGCATGGCACGCCAGTACCCACAATACCAATGGGCTATCGCTTGCTTTGGCCTGGCACTCGAAGGGCTGAGCAGCTTTATCGTGCCCTTTGCCCGTTCCTACTGGGTTCTCATCATACCGCTCTCGGGAATCTGCTTTGGCATCGCCCAGGTCGACACCTCGTTGCTACCCACGCTGGGATACTTGGTCGACGTGCGTTATGTGTCTGTCTACGGCTCCATTTACGCCATCGCTGACATCTCGTACTCGCTGGCATACGCCATCGGCCCCATCATCGCTGGTGGTATTGTGGAGAGCATTGGATTTACGGCCCTCAACATTTTCATAGCCATATCCAATCTTCTCTACTGCCCACTGCTTATGTCACTGAGACATATCTACGACTACAAGCCATTCGAGAGCGAGGCGAACATACTGATGCAGGATCCTCCGGCCAAGGAATATCAGACCTACAGACTTCAAGACGGCGCAGCAGATCCACTTCCGGTCACGAACCACGTGCAACAGACCTCCTTTATGGAAGGTGGCACCGTCACTACTGGGCAAGGACAAACTCAACAGCAACAACATCAACTCCAGCAGCTTCCAGCTGCGGGTAAGGCACAGACACCACAGCATCAGCAGCAACAACGACCTCCGCACAAGCGTCCCGCCGCAAAGAAGCATGTGCGCGTGAGAGGATACAGGTCTTCGGACATGGAAATGATGATCACTAGCTCCGAGGAGGAAGAGGGTGACCTCGAGTGA